In Scleropages formosus chromosome 6, fSclFor1.1, whole genome shotgun sequence, the genomic stretch CTGTGTTTAATTTCAATATAAAGTAACTTATTTACTACTGTAGAGAAGTTGTAAGTTTCCTCTTACACAATAAGACAAGATGACATTCATAACTGAATATGCTCTGGAGGGACAGATGAATGCAACAATATAATTCATGTTCTACACAGCTCATGAGCCAGACGATATATTGCCTGGACTTCTGCAACACTCTCCTaactggtcttccagcctcagCCATCAAGCCTCTCCAACTGATCCAGAATGATGTGACGTGTTATATTTGAACTGCCAAAGCTTTCTTTTGgacctccctccctctcttgaTTGGCTTCCACTGGCTGCTCGTATTATGGTCAAAGTACCTGCACtctgatacctacaggacctgatcattcCCTCTACCCCAGCAAGAATTCTacattcctccacctctgaccatCTGCTCAGAAATCAAAAGTCTATTGTTCTAAGCTTTGGCCCTGATGTGATCAAATgaactccctgtgtccctcagaactgctaaaacCCTTGCAAGATACAGggatctcaaaactcatctctttcagacccatttcctTCACACACTCCTGACACTTTCCTAACCTAGTCCTTCACCACCTTATTTGCTATTTGTTTGTCACTCTATAAATAGCTACTAGAATGTGTGCACTATAAAAATGGAGCTATTGAACAAACTAGCTGTGCTtaattgtgtgtatgtactgaCCTCTATTAGAGCAAACTTTTGTCCTCCAatactttggagaagtgtctctTCCAAATGCAACATAAACAAAAGATGTGCATTTTGCTTGGAGCAAACATTCATGTTATTTTAGCTATATCAAGATCTTAAACTATCAGTGTACTTCTGCAACTGCTCCCACAGTAGAGATTAGTTTCATTTACACTTAAAACTCAGTATGATGTGAccaaaaaaagattaatcatACAGTATACTTTGGTGTTAactaaacaaaaagagaaactgtCATGGTGTGTCAGAATGCTCATTTTGATTACTTCTGATCCATCTGAGAGACTGACCTCTTCCCCAAGTACTTGGGAGTACTCAATGTCCAGCTCATGTAGAGTCTCAATATGATCGCTGGTGAAGGCTATAGGAACCAGCAAGATATTCTTCTTCCCCCGCTGGCAGAGACCCTTGATGACTTCGTCTGTCTGAGGGCCAAGCCAGGGCATGGGTCCTACCTGGGGAAAATGGAGGAAACCATTTAGGGTTGGACCCATCATTGTCCTATACAAGTTTACCTTCAGGGAGACAAGTCAATATctccatacatttttttctgtttatttttgttgccAAAATGTCAGTCCAACTTTTTCCAAGTATTAATATCACTGATGTCTTCACTTAGTTATTAATTTGGAATAAATTGATTGTTTAATAtgcaatgtgatttttttttttttttaaaactattttactGTCCATAACTGGTTCTTTAATATATTAAAGTATAACATACtgataaaaagaaaacttgTCATAACATGACAAATGTATAAACGATGCAAATAATAAAGGCAAACATaggaaaacaagaggaaaaaaaaaatcaggcatTGTTAAAGAGTTGAAAAAATTTAAGGTGCTAAATTTTAGCACACCTAATAATCTATACAAGTTTTCCTACCGCAAGAAGTGTTCTGCCAAAATATAAAAAgccactagagggcactatAGAACCACTTTCAGGCTCATTTGCATGTCCACCTAGAAGTAGGTCTTTTAAGGTCACAAATATGGgctatgtcacacacacacacacacacacacacacacacacacacacagtatactAATAGAATGTAATATTTCTGACAAATGTGATTAATTAAGATTCCACTGAAGGTCCATCACTCATGCTTTCAAGCTGGTCTACTAGGCTGGACCAAACAACCAGAGTATCTGATGCACAGTGTTACCTTGGACTGCCACACCAGGCGGTAGGGGTTACAATGTTGCAGTCTCTCCATCACCCTCTGAACAGTCGCCCCCACTTCTTGAGGATAGGGGTCACCTCGGTTGACCACCTGCAAATATAAACAGCTCATGTTAGGACTTGACAGTATTAAGGTGGCCGTACACAACTGCAGACCTATCTCCAAACATGACCAAAGTGCCATATGAACACTACTTGACACATTAAAACACCACCTGCTAATCAGAGAGGAGATGTTTGGAAAACCACCTAACAGCTATAAAACAGTTTTAACTATTTATCATGGTTATTACCATTGGTAATGGTATTAGAATGGATTGAACTGGATGGGCAGCTCTGCTAAAATTTCATAAGTGAGGAATACAAAGGTAAGGGAAAGCCCACATTTTCTTAGGCCAagtactttaaaaatatattcagatGCCATGTGATCCTGATCTCCTAGGTTATTAATGGTGTATAATATGGATTTGTGAGCACTCTCATGGTGGAAAGTAGAACGTATTTGAGAATGCAAAAAGCAGCACAGTTCTAAAAGAACACAAAGTGTGCAGCTTTATGCAACATGACTGGTATATAATCTGCAGCAGTATTTCTGCTCAAATTCTCACTTTGTGAAAAGTGAAAACTAAACCTGCACTTCATTTTGTGTCCCTTCACAAACTAACCTTTCTAAACTTCTAGACATGGGAAATCCATACTTACAGACATGGGTAATGAATGCGCAGAGAAGAGAATCACAACATCGTCTCTTTTTTCTGCCGGGAACTTTTCAAGTTCATTGAGGACATGTTGTGCAAAGCACTGGAAGTAGACATAAGAATTGAATACAGataaaaaattaacacttcAACGACTAAATTCACCAGGTACATAACTTCACTAGGTGAAAATAACCCACTACTAAAACTGTTTATTCCTTCAAATCTGAGTCCAAAACGTCTTGGGTGTTTTCACAACTGAGTAGTGTTGGGTTCTCCTCCCACTAAGATCTTAGTGGAAAGGATGACAAGGCAActgcttatttacatttactcatttagcagacacttttctccaaagagacacacatatattattatttcatacttAGCTGCCAGATACTTGTAAGTAGCAGAGTGTAGTGTATCTATGCAGACAAACAACTgagcaatataacacacactacaggcaaaattttttttttttcttttttttaaaaagagtcaCTGATCTCCTggaaactgtgggaggaaactgaaatctcaacaaatgtgaaaaatccacacagactgagcaaagaCAGAACTAACATCCAACTGCACAGTCCAGGTCCTCCTGTGAGGTATTACCTAAGGCACACAGACATATGAAGGCCACTCAAAATGTTCCAAAGTTACCTAAGGTGTAGGAACATAGTTACGAAATAAACTAAGGTCACTACCTACTATTTGGATACACAGGCTTATAACTTAACCAACAGGTTACTTTCACAATTATGCATGTTGCACTTAAAATAGACGAATACTTTagtcaagcggttcagaaaaatgtgtgtgaatactTTAGTCTATAGGGCAGTACAAGGGGTAGCCCTTCTGAGTCACAACACCTGagctgtttgggcataggttcgaatcctcagcctgtgtggagtttacatgccttctctgtctgcatgggttacCACTGCATGTTCTAGGTTCTTCCTGCTGGCCAAAGACACGCAGTTCAGGAGAACTGGCAATGCTAAATTCCTGTAGTGTATGACTTATGAGTGGGTGTAGCGcatggtgtcccatccagggtgtatccccccaAGCCTCGAGCTCAGTGACTCCAGAAATAGTTCCAGACTGtagcaaccctgaccaggacaagcagttatcaacAGTGAGTGAATGcagtataattttaaaaaagtatagcgaattcaaaaaaataaacaatagaaTGCAAAAATATAAGACGCTGCAGATAACTCCTCTGGCATGAACAAACTACACTAATTTTCCTTGAAAACATAGATCATTTCATACACACAGCCCATCAAAAGCATGAGTGCATTTTGGCAACTTGGGCAATTCTTGCGTGAGAAACTGAATTGAagagtaaaagcaaagcaaccccgCACATCTCCAGAAATTACTGCAGGAATGCCCCGAAGAAAAACTGAGTGATCCCTGCAATAAATGCAATATCTGGGAAATTGTATAAAAAGGAATTAAGGAAGACAAACATTCTAAATGAGTTTGTTCAGAATTTTTCTGAGTTGTGCCTGTAAAGATTTGCTTTCTTCTATGACTATGATTTCTTACATTACTGCAGCTTTGTTCCTCATATTACCTCAATGAGCAATGGGTGAGTTGGCCACCTGTCTATCACACTCCAGCGCATCTTGGGCCTTTCTCCTCTGTCACTATAATAACGGTAGATGGCATTCAGGCTGCTGCCtaataaaacacacagtatatacacatCACCTTCAACAAAGAAAATGGTAAAACAAGAGCCCATGCATATGACAGTTGTGTTTTTATAAGCCTGGCTTCATCACTGGAATATGCaccccaaaacaaaaacagttccGCTACATGTGTATGAAGAAGGTACAGAAAGGCATCCAACTTGTACTGTACTTTCACAGAAAATACTTGCACTACCACAGGCAGTACGTTGCTGCAAAGTATAGTATCTTTTCTGTTTACAAATCCACTAAACTGTAAAACATtgataaataaaattcagtaaTAGTTCAAGTTcaataaaaacagttttgaatAAAGATATGTTCATATGCATTGCTATGGTAATAAATCCATTACAGAAGGTGGAGTTCTAAATGTGTAAAAGTACAGTTCAGCACAAACTGCCTCCAAGTACTTTTGTACAGCCTGGAATTCAAAACCAGTCTCTCCTGAGGCTgaactggggggagggggtgtcttTGTGCTAAGCACCCAAAACTGCACCTGTGGTTGAGCAGCTATACTGGGGATACTGTGTGAACGCAACTGCTCTCTCCACTCCATCCCGCTCCATCTCCTCAATGGCACTCTCCGTCAGCGGATGCACGTACCGGAACCCAATGTAGAACTTGTGCGGCGCTTCGAGggaggataaaaaaaaagaaaatggaattcATACATGGCAGATGTCTCTAAATACATCTATACTTAATGCTGTATAATTACAATGTATCACTGCTTCTTTCATTTATCCTAAAACTACAGTTTAGTGATGCTGAAGAACATAAAGAGTCTGACCTTAAGCACATGCTGCTTGAAATTAAGTTAAGGGCATCGGTTAAGGGCAGCACACCATATCAGGGTGTGGACGGGGCAGTGCGCACAACTGCTTTTATCTAACCTTTAACAGAGAGACCTCTCCCTGGACCCAACTCCTGTGTATCAGTTTACAGAAGGGCAGATCCAACGGCTTTCCGCCATAAGCATACCTATCACCATTATCATACTGGGAGCCCTCCAGGCCTTTTAAATGGCAAGTTCCACATTATATTCTATTTTAGATGCCGGAaacctgttgtataaatgttaCGCTGTGGTCGACAACTGCATCTGACactgaaccaaaaaaaactaAGTAACAACATGCGTACAGAAGCGGATAAGTCTCCTTTAAAGTAACAATATGCCTTCTGAGGTGATTTCACACTTAGACAAAGGGACTATACATTTGCCCTcaaattctgatgtttttatgcaaataaagaaatatctCAATCTCACCGTGTGCGCAATTCAGCATCAATGTCATTCTTTCTGGGGCTTATCAGAAGGTTTTAAGTAATCTAAATggacttttctttttctcaggcTTTCActcaaaatatactgtacatacaccaGGGGAAGATGGAGAacatcctgaccagctgtctcaccgtgtggttTGGGAACTGCACACTCTCTGACCCCAAGACTCTACAGCAAgttgtaagaacagctgaaaagatcagaGTCCGTCCACCTACCATCGACACCTCATACAAAACTTGCTGCATCTGCAAAgtcaccagcattgtggacaacCTCTCTCACGGACTCTTCAAACTCTACATGTTTACAAGTATTACATGTAGAATTTTATAAAAGGAAATACTTATCAACAGACTGTGCCTTCCATCAGAATGAACATATAGGAAGGTTCATGTATAGTGCTCAGTATGAAAGAATATCAAGACAACTGATAATGTAGCAGCAACTTTGTTGATAATACTGATGAGTTTCTTCaaagaaatgggaaaaagaTTAAATGTCATGTAAGTGATAACTACTGATCTGGTTTCTTAacagtttcagtttttcaaGGCACCAGTATTTTTTTGTCCAGCAATCAAGTGTTGTCATTAAACTTAACACAATATTTGACTAATTTTTAAGCTTTCAAATATGTTAGACAACTCAGTGAGAGCAGAAAACCATCTTTCAAGTTCGTCCTTAAAACATGTCCCATATTTGACCACTTATGAAATTTTAAGGcacaatgaattaataaaattgcTTAATCAAAATTATGTAACTGTCCAAAGCACTGAATTAGCATATATACTACTGAtgaaattttttcagtttacttgGCAAAAAATTAGATGTACTTCTCTTTTTACCATCGCTGatattccattaaaattaaagaaaaatgaacacttAACATGTTATTCCTAAAATAACATCTTTAGTTTAAAATTATCTAAATGATTTGAATTAGGCAACATcagtttcagcaaaaaaaaaaaaaaaaaaaaaaaaaggtttcattaAAAGGACTGAGAAGAGCTGCTTTAAGTAGCTCAGGAAAACCAGAAACATCTAGTCTGAGAAGTAAGGTTATGAAGATTTATCAGTGCTATGTTTGGAGTTTCGAGGCTAGAAATGTGCTTACTCTTGCACATTTAAGTGTGCTTTAaatctcagaaaaacaaaagctaagtgaaaacagaaaactcTGACCTGGCCACATTTTGATCTCATGTCTGACTCCACATACAGGTCAAAATGGTGTAAGTGTTTAAAGGTGAGATTTCATATCACTCACCAGTTTCACGGGACATCTCATCCAGGAGCTTCACCATCCCCTCACCCTGCATAGTAGTCCACTTTTTAATAGGGGAGCCACCTCCAATCTTGCTGTACTGCTCCTGAATTTTAGGAGTACGTCGCTTTGCAATAAATGGCCCCAACTTACTATTTAAAAAGGATAAAGTGTACAAACAGGCATTCGATTTGCACAGACAATAAGACAAACATCTTAACCTATGATTTGTGTATAAAAAGAAAGAGTTAAGCAAGCTGTGTCAAACCAAAAAAGGGTTTTGCTCCAGACAACCATCTTTGTAGTCCAATACATCCAGTATTTTACCATAGATACATTCCCTCTGAACAACTTTGTACATTTCTCAATGTATCCCCACAAGGTGGTCTTGGTCTCTAGTAATATATGAAGGAAAATCTGAACTTTCAAAAAAACTAAACGTGAGGCAGTTAAAACCTCAAgaaatcaaagaaaataaaaatatacccCAGCCCTTCAAAGATTGACACCAACAGATCTGAGTTGAATTATGAAGACATACAGCCAAGGACTAAGTTAACAGTACTATCAAATTCAACAAGcccaattgttttttttttccccacatgtaAGTTGTTCTTACTTTTGTACAGGAAGTGTCATGAGATCTCTGTCCATGAAAAGCCGGAAGAGGAAATCATGGACATCATCCAATTTCTCAGGGCCACCCATATTGAGCATAAGAATTCCTGTTTTGGGTTTTCTAAACGAAGAGAGAACATACACAAATTTAAACCAGACACCTAAGAGCTATATTAATGTCTATGTACactaaaaaaataagacaagtTGGTGGGCAGATTAATCCTATACAGAATAAAGTGAatatccaaaataaaaaaagttttactctTCTGGGTCCAGCTGCTAACACTAGATGTTCAATCATTTTTACAAAGCAGCTGTGACAAATGGACACCTGTCATATCCATCAAAAGTATGTCTAGAGCAAAACTTTTGACTCTGAACTATAAATAAAATCCTATAGCCCCACAGTCATCTCCACAACACTGAAAGGTGCTTTACCAAGACTAACTGATGCAATTTATGAAAATGGGAAtaaacagcaaatattttaaacactaATGTACCACATAGAGTACTAATAAAAAAAGTGCGAGTACACATGGGCAATACTCATGTGGGACAAACCGGACCGAAGAGGGAAAGCATTTCACAAGTGCCCTACATGTCTGAAttactgcagaagagctgggaagacattaTCACCTCATTTCCTGTTCTAACTGTTGACTGGAAGCCTCCAGAGGACTAGTTTCCAGaaagtgtgctcaaacttttcactggtactgtctttttaaataataagaaaaataaaacatgactgCAAATGCTCTTTTAACCATTTAATGGACAATTCAAATTAGCCAACTATACCATGGGAAAGTTAATTCAACATAAGATTTGAGGACAGCAAACCCATGAAAGAACTCCCATTTCAGTTGTGCTCATTGGTTCTGCATGGCCCAACTGAAAACTCACCTATTTTCCTGTGACTGAGGGTCATGCTGTGTGGATGGCTTGGCaatggctgcagcagctgctgttgaCCGCCATCTGAACGGCACATTCAAACTATGGTTTATGGTACTGCTGTATCTGATAACTGCATAAACACATAGGAAATGCTTGATTAAACTCAAGACTACGTAATGGTAAGGGAACCATTACACACGTTCTGTGTAAGTCAAGCTATACAGAGACAAGaacatattaatattactaACTTTTAAGTAGGAGAAACTTTTGTCCAAATTAAAGCCTGATAACTTTAAAGTTAACCCTGAATTAATATATTAAGGATGTATGAAtgagttaagtaccttgatcaaatgtactacagtaggagagggatttgaaccaagacTGAGTTTGTTCAAACAGTACCTTACCTGCTACCCATTCTTCTGTTCCTGGACATGGAAAGAGGGAACTATTTATATAATAGACTATTTCATACCTGTCTATACACTGTAAAGAGAAAGGCAGTTATACTAGTGCAAAACAAGTTCTTTCAAATCCAACtctattaaataatttatttaaaaactttcaTAGATCTGTGCACTGATTTCTGCATGCAGATATATCAACTTTTCACTGAGACAGAGCAATATTAGGGCTGTTTCCTTTTAGTCTACGGTTAGCTTATGGTTCTCGGTTCTTGCT encodes the following:
- the fech gene encoding ferrochelatase, mitochondrial, encoding MAVMGSVARLFHFIRYSSTINHSLNVPFRWRSTAAAAAIAKPSTQHDPQSQENRKPKTGILMLNMGGPEKLDDVHDFLFRLFMDRDLMTLPVQNKLGPFIAKRRTPKIQEQYSKIGGGSPIKKWTTMQGEGMVKLLDEMSRETAPHKFYIGFRYVHPLTESAIEEMERDGVERAVAFTQYPQYSCSTTGSSLNAIYRYYSDRGERPKMRWSVIDRWPTHPLLIECFAQHVLNELEKFPAEKRDDVVILFSAHSLPMSVVNRGDPYPQEVGATVQRVMERLQHCNPYRLVWQSKVGPMPWLGPQTDEVIKGLCQRGKKNILLVPIAFTSDHIETLHELDIEYSQVLGEECGVENIRRAESLNGNPLFFKALADLVHSHLRSNEPCSRQLTLRCPLCVNPTCGQAKAFFANQKL